A single window of Senegalia massiliensis DNA harbors:
- a CDS encoding YesK family protein, translated as MDASILEVWFPLFFIGIIFTIGILVISFKVSRTFLYSISLILSLICIILFLLSITVIRRWEGLAIGFITISSLIGTWIGTSIGMLIKK; from the coding sequence ATGGATGCATCAATTTTAGAAGTCTGGTTTCCTTTATTTTTTATAGGAATTATATTTACTATAGGTATCTTAGTTATCTCTTTTAAAGTTTCAAGAACATTTTTATATTCAATATCTCTTATATTGAGTTTAATTTGTATTATCTTGTTTCTTTTAAGTATAACTGTCATTAGACGTTGGGAAGGATTAGCAATAGGATTTATTACTATAAGTTCTTTAATAGGTACATGGATAGGCACTAGTATTGGAATGCTAATAAAAAAATAA
- a CDS encoding Crp/Fnr family transcriptional regulator, translating to MLNKNDIDILKNNLNFWSNLDEEDKNLIINTSIIRKFEKNEAIHNNLNSCSGVLIVKSGIIRTYLLSEEGKEVTLYRVNKNETCVLSASCAIKNINFDVHIDSETRGEIISIDINVINKLSKNLYVENFLLKQTVNRFSDVMFAIEQILFLKFDQRLASFLLDESYRNEKSVLTLTHEQIARHLGTAREVVSRMLKHFSKEGYVRLSRGKITTLNNTSLEKLI from the coding sequence ATGTTAAATAAAAATGATATTGATATATTAAAAAACAATCTAAATTTTTGGTCTAACTTAGATGAAGAAGATAAAAATTTAATTATAAATACTTCTATAATAAGAAAGTTTGAAAAAAATGAAGCTATACATAATAACTTAAATAGTTGCTCTGGAGTATTAATTGTTAAATCAGGAATAATAAGGACTTATTTGCTTTCAGAAGAAGGTAAAGAAGTTACACTATATCGTGTAAATAAAAATGAAACATGTGTACTTTCTGCTTCTTGTGCCATTAAAAATATAAATTTTGATGTTCATATAGATTCAGAAACTCGAGGTGAAATTATTTCTATAGATATAAATGTAATAAATAAACTGTCAAAAAACCTATATGTTGAAAACTTTTTACTCAAACAAACTGTTAATAGATTTTCAGATGTAATGTTTGCTATAGAACAAATATTATTTTTGAAATTTGACCAAAGACTTGCTTCCTTTTTATTAGATGAGTCATATAGAAACGAAAAAAGTGTTCTAACATTAACTCATGAACAAATTGCAAGGCACTTAGGTACGGCTCGGGAAGTTGTTTCAAGAATGTTAAAACACTTTTCAAAAGAAGGATATGTACGGCTTTCAAGAGGAAAGATTACTACATTAAATAATACATCTTTAGAGAAGTTAATTTAG
- a CDS encoding response regulator transcription factor: protein MYTVMIVDDMEIMRRRIKRLNIWKDNNDFKILDEAEDGEIALEKLRKKRVDLLITDISMPVIDGVELLEKVYKENLAGAVVFLTEHKDFSFAKKAIRYDIFDYLLKPVNNEDLKELLKRVKRYLGQNLDIYYPKSQVDNYIKDICNTKMGTERINIIIDNIISVLDGDVSKIIIILQKLYEDIIKNIIKNHNWILNFLDRSNYNIDLNQYKNINNIKKVILQKITEILYIKNKFILKGKTYLIEDICGFILNNVESDINMERISNTFFLSKNHLGDVFKNETGITIRDYIAMVKIERAKYLLKQDDLKVYEIAEKLEYSVDYFSKLFKKHEGISPTNYKSKNINKH, encoded by the coding sequence ATGTATACAGTTATGATAGTAGATGATATGGAGATAATGAGAAGAAGAATAAAGAGGTTAAATATATGGAAAGACAATAATGATTTTAAAATATTAGACGAAGCTGAAGATGGAGAAATAGCATTAGAAAAATTAAGAAAAAAAAGAGTAGATTTACTTATAACTGATATTTCTATGCCAGTAATAGATGGAGTAGAGTTGTTAGAGAAAGTTTATAAAGAAAATTTAGCAGGGGCAGTAGTATTTTTAACTGAACATAAAGATTTTAGTTTTGCAAAAAAAGCTATAAGATATGATATATTTGATTACCTTTTAAAGCCTGTAAATAACGAAGATTTAAAAGAATTATTAAAGAGAGTAAAAAGATATTTAGGACAAAATTTAGATATATATTATCCTAAAAGTCAAGTAGATAACTATATTAAAGATATTTGTAATACAAAGATGGGAACAGAAAGGATTAATATAATTATAGATAATATTATTTCTGTATTAGATGGAGATGTATCAAAGATAATCATCATATTACAAAAGCTATATGAAGATATAATAAAAAATATTATTAAAAATCATAATTGGATATTAAACTTTCTAGATAGATCAAATTATAATATAGATTTAAATCAGTATAAAAATATAAATAATATAAAGAAAGTAATACTACAAAAAATAACAGAGATATTATATATTAAAAATAAGTTTATATTGAAAGGTAAAACTTATTTAATAGAGGATATTTGTGGGTTTATACTTAATAATGTAGAAAGTGATATAAATATGGAACGTATTTCTAATACTTTTTTTCTATCTAAAAACCATTTAGGTGATGTATTTAAAAATGAAACTGGTATTACCATTAGAGATTATATAGCTATGGTAAAAATAGAAAGGGCCAAATATTTATTGAAGCAAGATGATTTGAAGGTGTATGAAATAGCAGAAAAATTAGAATATAGTGTAGATTATTTTAGTAAATTATTTAAAAAGCATGAAGGTATATCACCTACAAATTATAAAAGCAAAAATATTAACAAGCATTAA
- a CDS encoding anti-sigma factor, translated as MFMVFSIILGIITSVFYNTGNPARRENYIDAIKSSIYVTRPNLNFSSVGTSQENYFTMNTEGKLEKQVGDGFYDGGELDGKFLFNKVNSNIIKLDSIESIGFIHPEKNLEYDPQSDWEKLEKLHEGTVAEVYVSFDKLYKTDEILEKIEPSKLNWLWAAVDIGDTIPSEMFSNIGFPSKPMWREGDGITYTEETEDTLFGTQVVSESTSYSSVDPYGSGKLRDKNFLETLEFLNEYKDITGKVDYTLGKNINSIINHIEENGVKIYGMVITGPTKDILKLKEEDYITNMRVKDVKLWNLN; from the coding sequence ATTTTTATGGTTTTTAGTATAATACTTGGAATAATTACAAGTGTTTTTTATAATACTGGAAATCCTGCTAGAAGGGAGAATTATATTGATGCAATAAAATCAAGTATATATGTAACTAGACCAAATTTAAACTTTTCTTCTGTTGGAACTTCTCAAGAAAATTACTTTACTATGAATACAGAAGGAAAACTTGAAAAGCAAGTAGGAGATGGATTTTATGATGGAGGGGAATTAGATGGAAAATTTCTATTTAATAAGGTGAATTCAAATATTATAAAATTAGATTCAATTGAATCAATAGGTTTTATACATCCTGAGAAAAATTTAGAATATGATCCACAAAGTGATTGGGAGAAGCTTGAAAAATTGCATGAAGGAACTGTAGCAGAAGTATATGTTTCATTTGATAAATTATACAAAACAGATGAAATACTTGAAAAAATTGAGCCATCAAAATTAAATTGGCTATGGGCTGCTGTAGATATAGGAGATACAATACCTAGTGAAATGTTTTCAAATATAGGATTTCCTTCAAAACCTATGTGGAGGGAAGGAGATGGAATAACCTATACAGAAGAAACTGAGGACACATTATTTGGTACACAAGTAGTTTCTGAATCAACATCATATTCTTCAGTAGATCCATATGGAAGTGGAAAATTAAGAGATAAAAACTTTTTAGAGACACTAGAATTTTTAAATGAATATAAAGATATAACTGGTAAAGTGGATTATACATTAGGAAAAAATATAAATAGCATTATAAATCATATTGAAGAAAATGGAGTAAAAATATATGGTATGGTTATTACAGGACCTACTAAAGATATATTAAAGCTAAAAGAAGAAGATTATATAACAAATATGAGAGTGAAAGATGTAAAGCTTTGGAATCTAAATTAA
- a CDS encoding sigma factor: MYNKFSKDVYYYLLSLCKDKYIAEDIMQDVFYKAYLYFEVCPYSNIKSWLFTVAKNCYIDYIRKNKKNILKESKYFDGIQSEKDIEKEIINKKKLLIKRK, from the coding sequence ATCTATAATAAATTTTCAAAAGATGTATATTATTATCTCCTATCATTATGTAAGGATAAGTATATAGCTGAGGATATTATGCAAGATGTGTTTTATAAGGCATATCTTTATTTTGAAGTTTGTCCATATAGTAATATTAAATCATGGTTATTTACTGTAGCAAAGAATTGTTATATTGATTATATTAGAAAGAATAAAAAGAATATCTTAAAAGAAAGTAAATATTTTGATGGAATTCAGAGTGAAAAAGATATAGAAAAAGAAATTATTAATAAAAAGAAATTATTAATAAAAAGGAAGTAA
- a CDS encoding aldehyde dehydrogenase family protein, with protein MDYNKLYIDGKWVEPNSTETIEVENPANKEIIAKVPASNKEDVEKAVGAAKRAFETWQYEALDKRIELVRKLKQEMENKKDEMVRIIMDELGRSKAFALNPQVQPYIDVMDDFMDIAKNYEYEVEKDGFKVRKEPLGVIGAITPWNYPLGQIIKKIIPALLVGNTIVLKPSQKTPLVAYTLAECFDKAGFPKGVFNMVTGAGSEVGDMITNHKDIDAVSFTGSVEGGRKVGEAAMNGIKKVTLELGGKSPAVLLKGGDYELGIKKTLNTVYNNTGQTCSAFTRLLVPEDEKEKIEELVVNMSKKYKFGDPYSEEKIVGPVVSKKQFDKVKKYIEKGLDEGANMIYGEVPKDDSKGYYVGPVVFSDVKNDMSIATDEIFGPVLSIITYKDKEDAIKIANDTTFGLAGAVFGPEKEAKEIANKIKAGTITVNEGNASHKAPFGGYKHSGIGREGGIAGFEAFLQEKAVFS; from the coding sequence ATGGATTATAATAAATTATATATCGATGGAAAATGGGTTGAACCAAATAGCACTGAAACTATAGAAGTAGAAAATCCTGCAAATAAAGAAATAATTGCAAAAGTTCCTGCTTCAAATAAGGAAGATGTAGAAAAAGCTGTAGGTGCTGCAAAAAGAGCATTTGAAACATGGCAGTATGAAGCCTTAGATAAAAGAATAGAATTAGTTAGAAAATTAAAACAAGAAATGGAAAATAAAAAAGATGAAATGGTTAGAATCATAATGGATGAACTGGGAAGAAGTAAAGCTTTTGCACTTAATCCACAAGTTCAGCCATATATTGATGTAATGGATGATTTTATGGATATAGCAAAGAATTACGAATATGAAGTAGAAAAAGATGGTTTTAAAGTTAGAAAAGAACCACTTGGTGTAATTGGAGCAATTACTCCTTGGAACTATCCACTTGGACAAATTATAAAGAAGATAATTCCTGCACTACTTGTAGGAAATACAATAGTATTAAAACCAAGTCAAAAAACGCCACTTGTAGCATATACCTTAGCAGAATGTTTTGACAAGGCAGGATTTCCAAAGGGAGTATTTAATATGGTAACAGGAGCAGGCTCTGAAGTTGGAGATATGATAACAAATCATAAAGATATAGATGCAGTATCATTTACAGGCTCAGTTGAAGGTGGTAGGAAAGTAGGAGAAGCAGCAATGAATGGAATAAAGAAAGTAACTCTTGAACTTGGAGGTAAATCTCCTGCAGTACTTCTAAAAGGTGGAGATTATGAGCTTGGAATAAAAAAGACATTAAATACTGTATATAATAATACCGGTCAAACTTGTAGTGCATTTACAAGACTACTAGTACCAGAAGATGAAAAGGAAAAAATAGAAGAATTAGTAGTAAATATGAGTAAGAAATATAAGTTTGGCGATCCATATAGTGAAGAAAAAATAGTAGGTCCTGTTGTAAGTAAAAAACAATTTGATAAAGTTAAGAAATATATTGAAAAAGGCCTAGATGAAGGCGCTAATATGATTTATGGTGAAGTGCCAAAGGATGATAGCAAAGGATATTATGTAGGTCCTGTTGTATTTAGTGATGTAAAAAATGACATGAGCATTGCAACTGATGAAATATTTGGACCAGTTTTATCGATTATAACTTATAAAGATAAGGAAGATGCTATTAAAATAGCAAATGATACTACATTTGGTCTAGCTGGTGCAGTATTTGGTCCTGAAAAGGAAGCAAAGGAAATCGCAAATAAAATAAAAGCAGGAACTATTACTGTAAATGAAGGAAATGCTTCTCACAAGGCTCCATTTGGTGGATATAAACATTCTGGAATTGGTCGTGAAGGTGGAATTGCAGGATTTGAAGCATTTCTTCAAGAAAAGGCTGTATTTAGTTAG
- a CDS encoding sensor histidine kinase translates to MDTYSEFLIEDYDEILPNDAKDMIFNISKTSKDIILLTDKLLEYSTTNKKQLEKKEIDIENMIKDITNRLKITVYKDIDLIFNNKLPIIKGDKVLLEQVILNIISNSIKFSNMREKIIIIVDYIEGKNEYIFSIKDNGVGFDIEYSHKLFSLFKRLHRKSEFEGTGIGLAIIKRIIEKHKGRVWIEGKVNQGTTIYFTIPKEN, encoded by the coding sequence ATAGATACTTATAGTGAATTTTTAATAGAAGATTATGATGAGATATTACCAAATGATGCAAAGGATATGATATTTAATATAAGTAAAACCAGTAAAGATATTATATTATTAACTGATAAATTATTAGAGTATTCAACTACAAATAAGAAACAATTAGAGAAAAAAGAAATTGATATAGAAAATATGATAAAGGATATAACTAATAGGCTTAAAATTACTGTATATAAAGATATAGATTTAATATTCAACAATAAATTACCAATTATAAAAGGAGACAAAGTTCTTTTAGAGCAAGTTATTTTAAATATAATTTCTAACTCTATAAAATTTTCAAATATGAGAGAAAAGATAATTATAATTGTAGATTATATAGAGGGAAAAAATGAGTATATATTTAGTATTAAAGACAATGGAGTAGGTTTTGATATAGAGTATTCTCATAAGTTATTTTCACTATTTAAAAGACTTCATAGAAAATCTGAATTTGAAGGTACAGGAATTGGTCTTGCAATAATAAAAAGAATAATAGAAAAACACAAAGGAAGAGTTTGGATAGAAGGTAAAGTGAACCAAGGTACTACTATTTATTTTACAATACCTAAGGAGAATTGA
- a CDS encoding YeeE/YedE thiosulfate transporter family protein, whose protein sequence is MNNKWLIKGVILGLAFFLAVLLIKPIGVSTQFVILDGIIHNAIDSDVITEDENSPTGYTSTNAYYAKSDGKYAKAIENPLNYSFVFVLAIPLGAYLASKLKSKKAIEDEVEKDINSNDLEELKGSDESFIKKYGPSFISGILLLFGARMAGGCTSGHMMSGIMQSSVSGFVFTIAVFATAVPAAIILPKMIFKKGAKV, encoded by the coding sequence ATGAATAATAAATGGTTAATTAAAGGAGTTATATTAGGCCTTGCCTTTTTCTTAGCAGTTTTATTGATAAAACCAATAGGAGTATCAACTCAATTTGTAATACTTGATGGTATAATACACAATGCAATAGATTCAGATGTAATAACAGAAGATGAAAACAGTCCAACAGGATATACTAGTACAAATGCATATTATGCAAAAAGTGATGGTAAATATGCAAAAGCAATAGAAAATCCATTAAATTATAGTTTTGTATTTGTACTTGCAATACCTTTAGGAGCATATTTAGCTTCTAAATTAAAATCAAAAAAGGCTATAGAAGATGAAGTTGAAAAAGATATAAATTCAAATGACTTAGAAGAGTTAAAAGGGTCAGATGAAAGTTTTATCAAAAAATATGGACCAAGTTTTATATCTGGTATTTTATTGTTATTTGGAGCTAGAATGGCAGGAGGCTGTACAAGTGGTCATATGATGAGTGGAATTATGCAAAGTAGTGTAAGTGGATTTGTATTTACAATAGCTGTATTTGCTACTGCAGTACCTGCAGCAATAATTTTACCAAAGATGATATTTAAGAAAGGGGCTAAGGTATAA
- a CDS encoding FMN-binding protein: MKKFIKLLSISLLMFIFVGCSNGDAETSKNDDKNEEKADATSQASQEVTEIELEWDIQPDLGIIKGDYYRVEERFRQGHLGILEVVKNEDEIVNVEFNELGRPNYYVRYYQNVPKRMSEYNFTMGAKKGAAWIQSVVLVEEQMLEEQRITGKFDTISGASNSVNQSMLPLAKEISKKLDKPSGQKYYSIAEDLGGGLTGYLKVVLEDKKIVSVKYDEIFANTPEEIEDPKLKKLYRQSKYESVEYEEPSRIGFNVQMDALNEKVIETQDLLDLSGLPSTDETGDYASSGFTIRNESWDNYLKLAEKLKAEIEKDGNIL; encoded by the coding sequence ATGAAAAAATTTATTAAGTTGTTATCTATATCATTATTAATGTTTATATTTGTAGGTTGTAGTAATGGAGATGCAGAAACTTCAAAGAATGATGATAAAAATGAAGAAAAAGCAGATGCAACATCACAAGCATCACAAGAAGTTACAGAAATAGAACTTGAATGGGATATTCAACCAGATCTTGGAATAATAAAAGGTGATTATTATAGAGTAGAAGAGCGTTTTAGACAAGGTCATCTTGGGATATTAGAAGTTGTAAAAAATGAAGATGAGATAGTAAATGTAGAGTTTAATGAGTTAGGAAGACCTAATTATTATGTTCGTTATTATCAAAATGTTCCTAAGCGTATGTCAGAATATAATTTCACTATGGGAGCTAAAAAAGGAGCTGCTTGGATACAATCAGTTGTACTTGTAGAAGAACAAATGTTAGAAGAGCAAAGAATAACAGGAAAGTTTGACACAATATCTGGAGCATCAAATAGTGTAAATCAATCTATGTTACCCCTTGCAAAAGAAATATCTAAAAAATTAGATAAGCCATCAGGACAGAAATATTATAGTATTGCAGAAGATCTTGGAGGTGGATTAACAGGTTATTTAAAAGTAGTTTTAGAAGATAAAAAGATAGTTTCAGTAAAATATGATGAAATATTTGCAAATACACCTGAAGAAATAGAAGATCCTAAGTTGAAAAAACTCTATAGACAATCAAAATATGAGTCAGTAGAATATGAAGAACCTTCTCGTATAGGATTTAATGTTCAAATGGATGCTTTAAATGAAAAAGTAATAGAAACTCAAGATTTATTAGATTTATCAGGATTACCATCAACAGATGAAACTGGAGATTATGCTTCAAGTGGTTTTACAATTAGAAATGAATCATGGGATAATTATTTAAAATTAGCAGAAAAATTAAAAGCTGAAATAGAAAAGGATGGAAACATATTATAA
- a CDS encoding four-helix bundle copper-binding protein — MAIVGNIGNDNMQKCIDECVKCLRACEECLTLCMNEEDVKKMVSCMKILRDCIDICETAIGFMSRGSEHAAHICKECAEICDACAAECEKMNTDHCTKCAEICRSCADECRQMVG; from the coding sequence ATGGCCATAGTTGGAAATATAGGTAATGATAATATGCAAAAGTGTATTGATGAATGTGTTAAATGTTTAAGAGCATGTGAAGAATGCTTAACACTTTGTATGAATGAAGAAGATGTAAAGAAAATGGTATCTTGTATGAAGATATTAAGAGATTGTATAGATATCTGTGAGACTGCTATTGGATTTATGTCTAGAGGTAGTGAACATGCGGCTCATATATGTAAAGAATGTGCAGAAATTTGTGATGCATGTGCAGCTGAATGTGAAAAAATGAATACAGATCATTGCACAAAATGCGCTGAGATATGTAGAAGTTGTGCAGATGAATGTAGACAAATGGTAGGATAA
- a CDS encoding YeeE/YedE thiosulfate transporter family protein, producing the protein MEILLAILLGGFFGFALYYVGSTSSFNLRSMLSLRYLSLMKIILFAIGFSSALVSIFALIGIFDISHLSVKSTNLGVIVGGLIFGLGFGFAGKCPGTCVADSSSGGLKKAISVILGGLVGAFIFTLSYGSFKELGLFDIMDMGKMTLFNISEEFPSVFNIGFGGLLSMGIVIMIIAYILPMNIKKRG; encoded by the coding sequence ATGGAAATATTACTTGCAATATTATTAGGAGGATTTTTCGGTTTCGCACTATATTATGTAGGTTCAACAAGTTCATTTAATTTAAGGAGTATGCTTAGTCTTAGATACTTATCACTTATGAAAATAATATTATTTGCAATAGGATTTTCAAGTGCTTTAGTTTCTATTTTTGCACTTATAGGAATATTTGATATATCACATTTAAGTGTAAAATCAACTAATCTAGGTGTTATAGTAGGTGGACTTATATTTGGGTTAGGATTTGGTTTTGCAGGAAAATGTCCAGGGACATGTGTTGCAGATAGTTCAAGTGGAGGACTTAAAAAAGCAATATCAGTTATATTAGGTGGATTAGTAGGTGCATTTATATTTACACTTTCGTATGGTTCATTTAAAGAATTAGGACTATTTGATATTATGGATATGGGAAAAATGACATTATTTAATATATCAGAGGAATTTCCTTCTGTATTCAATATAGGATTCGGTGGATTGTTATCTATGGGTATAGTAATTATGATTATAGCATATATCTTACCTATGAATATAAAAAAAAGAGGATAA
- a CDS encoding MATE family efflux transporter codes for MKNSIDLLKDDIKGLFFKYVSAAVAGMVMNSLYILADTIFIGRWIGPRGLAALNIAIPVFNLLFATALLFGVGGATAISVSLGKKDYDKVNVIFTLSMAFIIGFGLIYTILGSVFLEEISYILGAESTNIELVKDYLRVVFMFGFSFLLVYGMTPLVRNDKAPRLAMMATILGGLTNMIFDWLFIVIFEWGMKGAAIATVLSAFTSIIILLSHFVSGFASLKFTKIKFDFSILKRIIKNGIPSFIIEASSGIVIVSFNLVILSLIGEIGVASYGIIANLSLICVYIFTGLSQGLQPLISINYGAGLYSRVKKIRIMGILSAFIFGFAFFIVGNLFPEKLISLFTEGSEELIAIATRGIRIYFVAFVIMGVNIVIGTYFQSIELSNFSTMITLSRGVVMLLLSLFILSYTFNMNGVWLSVPVAEITTLLFALILLKKESYNLK; via the coding sequence ATGAAAAATAGTATAGATTTATTAAAAGATGATATAAAAGGTTTATTTTTTAAATATGTATCTGCTGCAGTTGCTGGAATGGTAATGAATTCATTATATATACTAGCTGATACTATATTTATAGGTAGGTGGATAGGACCTCGTGGTCTTGCTGCACTTAATATTGCTATACCTGTTTTTAATTTATTATTTGCCACTGCACTTTTATTTGGAGTGGGTGGTGCTACTGCTATTTCCGTATCTTTAGGTAAAAAGGATTATGATAAAGTAAATGTAATATTTACTTTATCTATGGCATTTATAATAGGCTTCGGACTTATTTATACAATACTTGGAAGTGTATTTTTAGAAGAAATTTCATATATTTTAGGAGCTGAAAGTACAAATATTGAACTTGTAAAAGATTATTTGAGAGTAGTATTTATGTTTGGATTCAGTTTTTTACTAGTATATGGAATGACACCACTTGTTCGTAACGATAAAGCACCAAGACTTGCCATGATGGCTACAATATTAGGTGGATTAACTAATATGATTTTTGATTGGTTATTTATAGTTATTTTTGAATGGGGTATGAAAGGTGCTGCTATTGCAACAGTATTATCGGCATTTACTAGTATAATTATATTATTAAGTCACTTTGTTAGTGGATTTGCATCATTAAAATTTACAAAAATTAAATTTGACTTTTCCATACTGAAAAGAATAATTAAAAATGGTATTCCGAGTTTCATAATAGAGGCATCATCTGGCATAGTAATTGTTTCATTTAACTTGGTTATTTTAAGTTTAATAGGTGAAATAGGAGTAGCTTCCTATGGTATAATAGCTAATTTATCCCTTATATGTGTATATATATTTACAGGACTTTCACAAGGCTTACAGCCTCTTATAAGTATAAATTATGGTGCAGGATTGTATTCACGAGTAAAAAAGATAAGAATCATGGGAATATTATCAGCATTTATATTTGGATTTGCGTTTTTTATTGTAGGTAATTTATTTCCTGAGAAATTGATTTCTCTATTTACTGAAGGAAGTGAAGAGCTTATAGCTATAGCTACAAGAGGAATAAGGATATATTTTGTGGCTTTTGTAATAATGGGAGTTAATATTGTAATAGGAACATATTTTCAATCTATAGAACTATCTAATTTTTCAACGATGATTACATTATCTCGTGGAGTAGTAATGTTACTTTTAAGTTTATTTATATTATCATACACTTTTAATATGAATGGAGTTTGGTTAAGTGTACCAGTAGCAGAAATTACTACACTTTTATTTGCTTTAATATTATTAAAAAAAGAATCTTATAATTTAAAATAA
- a CDS encoding RNA polymerase sigma factor: MNKKEVKDTYKALEKLSEKQRKAIILCDFKELSYKESAIVMNISLNYFKVLLFRARKAVRENMKGSEKSER, translated from the coding sequence ATTAATAAAAAGGAAGTAAAGGATACATATAAAGCATTAGAAAAATTATCTGAAAAACAAAGAAAAGCTATAATATTATGTGATTTTAAAGAATTATCATATAAAGAATCAGCAATTGTAATGAATATAAGTCTGAATTATTTTAAAGTATTATTATTTAGGGCAAGGAAAGCTGTAAGAGAAAATATGAAAGGGAGTGAAAAAAGTGAAAGATGA
- a CDS encoding GyrI-like domain-containing protein, whose protein sequence is MEITKCIKKSFSVIGKEGSTNEGKGFIQKLWADANSNFAEVSPLAKKDESGNLLGIWGAMSDLSRSFNPWEDNFTKGLYLAGVEVMDNAQAPQGWMKWTIPSYEYIYVKNESQNTFTEVIEYLKENNIKLVGAVHDYTCPEDGQGYIFFPIRRV, encoded by the coding sequence ATGGAAATAACAAAGTGCATAAAAAAATCATTTTCAGTCATAGGTAAAGAAGGTTCTACAAATGAAGGAAAAGGTTTTATTCAGAAATTATGGGCTGATGCTAATTCTAATTTTGCAGAAGTGTCACCATTAGCGAAGAAAGATGAAAGTGGAAATCTTCTTGGAATATGGGGTGCAATGTCCGATTTATCCCGTTCCTTTAATCCTTGGGAGGATAATTTCACAAAAGGACTTTACCTTGCAGGTGTTGAGGTTATGGACAATGCTCAAGCACCACAAGGTTGGATGAAATGGACAATTCCATCATATGAGTATATTTATGTCAAGAATGAAAGTCAAAATACATTTACAGAAGTTATAGAGTATTTGAAAGAAAACAATATCAAACTTGTAGGTGCAGTTCATGATTATACCTGTCCTGAAGATGGACAAGGATATATTTTTTTCCCAATACGAAGAGTATGA